The following are encoded in a window of Psilocybe cubensis strain MGC-MH-2018 chromosome 4, whole genome shotgun sequence genomic DNA:
- a CDS encoding Questin oxidase encodes MPAAIDPTYFPIPSVATEKNPLAPRIWPGISPESTTALREALTENQKKHHVFFNFRGFHNHIPHTLLTLWALGADASIIRKTFEENSKDQRDAFVSPNPITKENWKDYLGDENYYQAYLEFFKAEVIAKDVSAILEEYIFSASANVGAGDNHPAMLNRLLAGLFHPLIHVGLGVEFAVPGVLAEGLAQIAVHKAESPTLFPPSIFSEGGAVESLVSQFASKVGLGDKGVTGKGLHAFTILARVLANPALAPVELKNPMGFYKENLDNSAETIVKYVDEWIGGGDNLQDKVKELIWLSSLIYGVGGFEGSDKPFNADFFNVTSYIKPSSQVLLLKGYLSLTLVWYIARHRYPIDIARFFNDESLLHPTPPGAHPTPHAEAYPSASSPHAVTPEPWLAIIQSTLTHPDDHISKLQRALADYSSRFGSIPKGEFAGTELKDAELIDGSLFVRAAGLSTARLGWVREGQPPLGADSPVPVVWDRRGLGLPPVSDLYPARK; translated from the exons ATGCCAGCTGCTATTGATCCAACATACTTTCCTATTCCCTCTGTTGCCACGGAAAAGAATCCATTGGCGCCTCGTATCTGGCCAGGCATCTCCCCCGAATCAACTACTGCTTTGAGGGAAGCTCTGACCGAGAATCAGAAGAAACACCATGTTTTCTTCAACTTTCGCGGTTTCCACAA CCATATCCCTCATACTCTTTTGACACTGTGGGCTCTCGGAGCAGATGCCTCCATTATAAGAAAGACGTTTGAAGAGAATAGCAAAGATCAAAGGGATGCGTTTGTCTCTCCCAATCCCATCACAAAGGAAAATTGGAAGGATTACTTGGGCGATGAAAA TTACTATCAGGCATACCTTGAATTCTTCAAAGCTGAAGTCATTGCGAAGGACGTCAGCGCAATATTAGAAGAGTATATCTTTTCTGCTAGCGCTAATGTCGGCGCTGGAGATAATCATCCGGCAATGTTGAACCGTCTCTTGGCGGGCCTTTTCCACCCCCTCATTCATGTTGGACTAGGTGTTGAATTCGCTGTACCGGGTGTTTTGGCTGAAG GCCTTGCCCAGATCGCAGTGCACAAGGCAGAATCACCCACTTTATTCCCTCCTTCAATCTTTAGTGAAGGTGGTGCAGTGGAGAGCCTTGTGTCCCAATTCGCAAGTAAAGTGGGATTAGGGGACAAAGGCGTGACTGGAAAGGGGCTACACGCGTTCACAATCCTTGCACGAGTTCTCGCAAATCCCGCACTTGCCCCAGTCGAGTTAAAGAATCCCATGGGCTTCTACAAGGAAAACCTGGACAATTCAGCTGAAACAATCGTCAAGTACGTCGACGAGTGGATTGGGGGCGGCGACAACTTGCAAGACAAGGTCAAAGAGCTCATTTGGCTCTCTTCCTTGATATATGGAGTAGGCGGATTCGAGGGGTCTGACAAGCCTTTCAACGCCGACTTTTTCAA TGTTACTTCGTACATCAAGCCGTCCTCTCAAGTCCTTTTATTGAAGGGATACCTGTCCCTGACTTTGGTATGGTATATTGCACGCCATAGGTATCCCATCGACATCGCACGCTTTTTCAACGACGAGAGCTTGCTGCACCCCACCCCTCCAGGTGCCCACCCAACTCCTCACGCCGAAGCATACCCATCCGCCAGCTCTCCTCACGCCGTAACACCCGAACCCTGGCTCGCCATCATCCAATCAACCCTCACGCATCCAGATGATCATATATCCAAGCTTCAGCGCGCTCTTGCTGACTACTCCTCACGCTTTGGCTCCATACCTAAGGGAGAATTTGCCGGAACGGAGCTCAAGGATGCAGAGTTGATTGATGGGTCTTTGTTCGTGAGGGCTGCTGGGTTATCTACAGCGAGGCTGGGCTGGGTCAGGGAGGGACAACCTCCCCTAGGAGCAGACTCCCCGGTACCTGTGGTATGGGATCGACGCGGACTGGGTCTACCACCGGTTTCTGACTTGTATCCAGCTCGAAAGTAA
- a CDS encoding S-methyl-5'-thioadenosine phosphorylase, with product MVEEKVLIGVIGGSGLYHLDNLTFVKSVNPETPWGFPSSPITIASLPSGTKVAFLARHGVGHSINPSAVPGRANIAALKHLGVRVILAFSAVGSLREEISPGSFAIPTQIIDRTKGVRPASFFQDTSIVAHAMFGDPFSNKFVSWLEPRVRKALEAEGRGVQLFTDKCIVCMEGPQFSTRAESKMYRQWGGDLINMSVLPEAKLAREAELSYALIATATDYDSWRPQSEAVTAHEVFKTLKANADTSRLVAATILDELQAAIEGNDADVFLEEVGSMKFSIMPRSHKQNPADRKKLAYVLPEYFSGDETVDISSA from the exons ATGGTTGAAGAGAAAG TTCTCATTGGCGTTATCGGTGGAAGTGGTCTCTACCATCTCGATAATTTGACGTTTGT AAAGTCTGTGAACCCAGAGACG CCATGGGGATTCCCTAGTTCTCCAATTACCATAGCCAGTCTACCCTCCGGCACAAAGGTCGCTTTCCTGGCACGACACGGTGTAGGTCATTCAATCAACCCATCTGCGGTTCCAGGACGCGCAAATATCGCTGCACTCAAGCATCTCGGTGTACGTGTCATCCTGGCATTCTCGGCTGTGGGCTCGTTGCGTGAGGAAATATCCCCTGGGTCTTTCGCGATCCCCACACAGATCATCGATCGCACCAAGGGTGTGCGGCCCGCATCTTTCTTCCAAGACACGAGCATCGTAGCCCACGCCATGTTCGGCGATCCATTCAGCAACAAGTTTGTGAGCTGGCTCGAGCCACGCGTGCGCAAGGCGTTGGAGGCGGAAGGCCGTGGTGTGCAGCTCTTCACCGACAAATGCATCGTGTGCATGGAGGGCCCACAGTTCTCCACCAGGGCGGAGAGCAAGATGTATCGCCAATGGGGTGGAGATCTCATCAACATGAGTGTGTTGCCCGAGGCCAAGTTGGCGAGGGAGGCGGAGCTGAGCTACGCCCTCATCGCCACTGCGACGGATTACGACTCGTGGAGACCCCAATCCGAGGCTGTTACTGCTCATGAGGTTTTCAAGACCCTCAAAGCTAATGCGGACACATCCCGTCTGGTCGCTGCTACCATCCTAGACGAGTTGCAGGCGGCTATCGAAGGAAACGATGCAGATGTGTTCTTAGAAGAAGTCGGCTCCATGAAGTTCAGCATCATGCCCAGGTCGCACAAGCAAAACCCCGCCGACCGCAAGAAGTTGGCGTATGTTCTCCCAGAGTATTTCTCAGGAGACGAAACTGTCGATATCAGCTCAGCTTGA
- a CDS encoding Protein-ribulosamine 3-kinase, chloroplastic, protein MSNIPEAILEKLKEQDSVSTFSGSLPRVTASSGSTYFVKIGSPAEAAQYSGEALSLKLMNAAAPGIAPRVISSGTLEISKPYFISEYKDIGSLSSKAAQTLAKRMATELHSEEHASLEGFGFSIPTYCGVTKLSNGWFDTWDKCYASMVGDLLSQLESKGRYQHLCQKGRRVQAEVIPKLLGPLVIKPVILHGDLWSGNAGVDRKTGEPVIFDPASYYGHNEADLSIAKIFGGFPSEFYDTYHQYRPKSEPVHQYDLRMDLYELFHYLNHTLIFRGHYAGSAEKKMDNLLRAEL, encoded by the exons atgTCCAATATTCCTGAAGCCATTCTTGAAAAGCTAAAGGAACAAGATTCGGTTTCTACATTTTCCGGATCACTACCACGTGTTACCGCATCTTCAGGCTCTACTTACTTTGTTAAAATTGGATCACCTGCAGAAGCAGCGCAGTACAGCGGCGAAGCCCTATCTCTGAAGTTGATGAACGCAGCAGCGCCAGGGATAGCTCCTCGAGTTATATCCTCGGGTACTCTAGAAATCTCGAAGCCGTATTTCATATCTGAATACAAAGACATCGGCTCGCTTTCTTCCAAGGCGGCGCAAACTCTTGCGAAACGGATGGCGACTGAGCTGCACTCTGAGGAGCATGCTTCGCTGGAGGGGTTTGGCTTTTCCATTCCGACTTACTGCGGTGTGACAAAGCTTTCTAATGGATGGTTTGATACCTGGGATAAATGTTATGCTTCTATGGTTGGTGACCTTTTGTCTCAACTCGAGAGTAAAGGGAGATACCAGCATCTGTGCCAGAAAGGACGTCGGGTGCAGGCAGA AGTCATACCTAAGCTTCTAG GCCCCCTTGTTATTAAGCCAGTAATTTTGCACGGTGACCTCTGG AGTGGGAATGCGGGTGTCGATAGGAAAACAGGAGAACCAGTCATCTTTGACCCCGCCTCGTATTACGGTCACAACGAAGCCGA CCTTTCCATCGCCAAAATATTCGGAGGATTTCCTTCCGAATTTTATGACACGTACCATCAATACCGGCCAAAGTCAGAACCCGTACATCAGTACGACCTGCGCATGGATTTATACGAGTTGTTCCATTACCTCAATCACACATTAATTTTTAGA GGACATTACGCTGGGAGCGCAGAAAAAAAGATGGACAATCTGCTTCGAGCTGAGTTATGA
- a CDS encoding Alcohol oxidase 2 — MMATLAAYVGFDPEVPRGKYFNVAYFSTHPLATGHVHTTSGTDLYAPLDFFPGFLEERADLAVLAWGYKRACEVARRMKYFRGELAVGHPKFPAGSAAAIGKETMPVPIDAPQIVYTEEDDMAIDEYLKLTVATCWHSIGTCGMKPREQNGVVDSKLNVYGTQNLKVADCSITPANVSANTYSAAIAIGEKAAVIIADELGIMGVTARS, encoded by the exons ATGATGGCAACACTAGCGGC ATACGTCGGATTTGATCCAGAAGTACCACGAGGCAAATATTTCAACGTGGCCTATTTCTCA ACACATCCTCTCGCCACTGGACATGTTCATACCACCTCGGGAACTGATCTTTATGCGCCACTGGACTTCTTCCCAGGCTTTCTAGAGGA GCGTGCTGACCTGGCTGTTTTGGCGTGGGGGTACAAGAGAGCCTGTGAGGTTGCTCGACGAATGAAGTATTTCCGAGGGGAGCTTGCTGTCGGACATCCAAAATTCCCTGCCGGAAGCGCAGCCGCTATCGGCAAGGAGACCATGCCTGTACCTATTGACGCTCCACAAATTGTGTACACTGAAGAGGACGATATGGCTATTGACGAGTACCTCAAATTAACAG TCGCAACATGTTGGCACTCA ATTGGAACGTGCGGGATGAAGCCGCGGGAGCAAAACGGTGTAGTTGACTCCAAACTAAACGTATACGGTACTCAAAACCTGAAGGTTGCCG ACTGTAGTATTACCCCCGCAAATGTTTCCGCCAACACATATAGCGCTGCCATCGCTATTGGGGAGAAAGCAGCTGTCATAATCGCGGATGAACTGGGTATTATGGGAGTAACGGCAAGGTCGTGA
- a CDS encoding Alcohol oxidase — protein sequence MSSTYYDVIFAGGGASACVTAGRLADADPTLKILVLEAGSHSKDLYYHVQPGRFFSNILAQKPILSFHVGQGGKGTGERSHIVASGRAVGGGSSINFLMYTRPAASDFDDWESVHGNTGWGSKEIIPLLNKAETYQPNPTHPAHGSSGPIKISFASAGNNVGEEMISVGQALKDDRGSTDDINDFSSKSLNSWSMLIRYIDSITGRRSDAAHGYIYNKEHPNLVVQTNSKVLRVIFDGTRAVGVEYVDDTIGRARGAVEPISVRAARLVVLSSGAFGSPAILERSGVGSPEILEKNGVEQLVNLPGVGKNYMDHNAIFTSYLASENATTMDLVFRGNENEVQTLADQWTKEGKGLFANKDVDGIQD from the exons ATGTCTTCTACCTACTACGACGTCATTTTTGCTGGTG GCGGTGCCAGTGCTTGTGTTACTGCAGGTCGGCTCGCAGATGCTGACCcaactttgaaaatatta GTTTTGGAAGCAGGCTCCCATTCCAAGGACCTATACTATCATGTACAACCAGGCCGATTTTTCAGCAACATTCTGGCTCAAAAACCTATACTATCCTTTCATGTTGGACAAGGTGGCAAAGGTACTGGTGAACGGTCACACATCGTCGCATCTGGGCGCGCTGTAGGCGGGGGATCAAGCATAAATT TCCTCATGTACACGCGACCAGCTGCTTCCGACTTTGACGATTGGGAGAGTGTTCATGGTAATACAGGGTGGGGATCCAAGGAAATAATTCCCCTTCTGAACAAG GCAGAAACTTATCAGCCTAATCCCACTCATCCGGCGCATGGATCATCAGGACCAATTAAAATATCATTCGCCTCTGCAGGGAACAACGTGGGTGAAGAAATGATATCTGTCGGTCAAGCTCTCAAGGATGATCGTGGCTCAACTGATGATATCAACGACTTCAGTTCCAAGTCTCTAAATTCCTGGAGC ATGCTTATTAGATATATTGACTCTATCACCGGCAGACGATCCGATGCAGCTCATGGGTACATCTACAATAAGGAGCACCCAAACTTGGTTGTGCAGACAAACTCCAAGGTGCTGCGTGTCATATTCGA TGGTACTCGAGCTGTCGGAGTGGAATATGTGGATGACACAATAGGCAGAGCTAGAGGAGCTGTAGAGCCGATCTCTGTCAGAGCAGCTCGCCTTGTGGTTCTTTCTTCAGGAGCATTCGGATCTCCTGCCATTCTAGAACGCTCGGGTGTGGGATCTCCTGAAATTCTGGAGAAAAATGGAGTCGAGCAGCTTGTAAATTTGCCCGGTGTAGGAAAGAATTATATGG ACCATAATGCAATTTTCACTTCTTACCTTGCCAGTGAAAATGCGACCACAATGGATTTAGTATTTCGTGGTAACGAAAATGAAGTGCAGA CCTTAGCAGATCAGTGGACaaaagaagggaaaggaCTATTCGCCAACAAGGACGTAGATGGTATCCAAGATTAG
- a CDS encoding Hydrolase tropI, whose translation MTFCDNCFKGVTHEGTPTGKWEKIGGVDVYVATPSKEYDKTKAILFLSDVFGPQFINNQLLADDFAANGFRTFIPDYFNGDPIPADAVVDGALKFDIASWRLNHGPDKTRPPLDKVISALKEQHGVTTFGATGFCFGGRYVFDLAFENIIKVAVVSHPSMLQIPADLEKYATVATAPLLINSCETDAAFPQEACAQADALLAEAKFAPGYKREHFPGCAHGFAVRGDMTDERVRAGKEGAFRASVVWFAERL comes from the exons ATGACCTTTTGCGATAATTGCTTCAAAG GTGTTACCCACGAGGGAACCCCTACAG GGAAATGGGAGAAAATCGGTGGAGTAGATGTATATGTCGCAACTCCCAGCAAAGAATACGACAAGACAAAGGCCATCCTTTTCTTGTCAGATGTCTTTGGCCCACAGTTTATCAACAATCAG CTGCTTGCTGACGACTTTGCAGCGAACGGGTTCCGT ACATTTATCCCAGACTACTTCAACGGTGATCCTATTCCCGCCGACGCCGTCGTTGACGGCGCACTCAAATTCGACATCGCGAGCTGGCGCCTAAACCACGGACCGGACAAGACGCGACCTCCACTAGACAAGGTCATCAGTGCGCTGAAGGAGCAGCACGGTGTGACAACATTTGGGGCGACTGGGTTCTGCTTTGGCG GACGTTATGTGTTTGATCTCGCGTTTGAGAACATTATCAAGGTTGCTGTTGTATCACACCCATCGATGCTGCAGATACCCGCAGATCTAGAG AAATATGCCACCGTCGCAACCGCACCCCTCCTCATCAACTCGTGCGAAACAGACGCTGCATTCCCTCAGGAAGCCTGCGCGCAAGCTGACGCGCTCCTTGCAGAGGCAAAGTTCGCGCCGGGGTACAAGAGGGAGCACTTCCCCGGCTGTGCACATGGGTTTGCGGTGAGAGGGGACATGACAGATGAAAGGGTCCGTGCGGGGAAAGAGGGAGCGTTCCGTGCGTCGGTAGTGTGGTTTGCAGAGCGTTTGTGA
- a CDS encoding Nuclear transcription factor Y subunit C-2, translated as MASSSNSQNTHHSQQQPFVQPGEPLNEFLRSFWQRQITTAEEETPDYRHPPLPLARIKKVMKSDPDVKACEIFIAEITARAFIVADSNKRRTLSRADIAKALSKSDQFDFLIDIVPREEANFPVPLNGSGTGASGGAAGAGAGAAGGAAGTGAGKKGQGQGQGKQDQAQNGDDAHTHAHAQADVDDSGTGTGGGGSGRPGSSKEVLDQLESLLGSNGAGSGSRGSLS; from the exons ATGGCATCCTCATCTAATTCACAAAACACCCACCACTCTCAGCAGCAGCCCTTTGTGCAGCCAGGGGAACCGCTGAACGAGTTCTTGCGCTCGTTTTGGCAGCGGCAGATCACgacggcggaggaggagacgCCTGATTATCGGCACCCTCCGCTCCCGCTTGCACGGATTAAGAAGGTTATGAAGAGTGATCCAGATGTGAAG GCATGCGAAA TATTCATAGCCGAAATCACTGCACGCGCATTCATCGTCGCAGATTCTAACAAGCGACGGACGCTCTCGCGCGCCGACATCGCCAAGGCGCTCTCGAAATCGGACCAGTTTGACTTTTTGATCGACATCGTGCCCAGGGAAGAGGCCAACTTTCCTGTGCCGCTCAATGGCAGCGGGACAGGCGCGTCGGGGGGTGCggctggagctggagctggagcggCTGGGGGAGCTGCAGGTACGGGGGCGGGGAAGAAGgggcagggacagggacaggggaAACAGGACCAGGCCCAG AACGGCGACGACGCCCATACCCACGCTCACGCGCAAGCGGATGTGGACGACAGCGGTACTGGGACCGGCGGAGGAGGGAGTGGTAGGCCTGGATCGAGCAAAGAGGTTCTAGACCAG CTGGAATCGTTGCTGGGGAGTAATGGCGCTGGTAGTGGGTCGCGGGGATCGCTGTCGTGA